DNA sequence from the Acidobacteriota bacterium genome:
CAGCACTTCCCCCGGGGCTAGCTCCAGCCGACGGTGGCCGTAGTTCCGGCCGAGGCCGCCGAGGGGCGAACCCGGCAGCAGAATCTCGTCGACCTCACCATCCCGCAGTCGGTAGGTGGGTGGGTGACCGGCGTTGGTGATCTCGACTACTCCCAGGTGCAGGTCGATCACCGCGATGGTCGCCGTCACGAACACCCGGCGATCCTGGCGCACCAGCTCGTCGAGGCGGTGGAAGATCTCGACCGGCGACTTTCCGTCGGCACTGAGGATGGTGAGGGCCGCCTTGACCATCGCCATGCGCAGGCCCGTCGGCAGGCCGTGGCCGGAGACGTCGGCCACCACCACTGCCAGGCGTCCGGCGCCGAGGGAAAGCACGTCGAAATAGTCGCCGCCGATGGCGGCGCTGGGAGCGAAGAGGGTCGAAAACTCGACGCTTTCGCCGCCCGGCAGATCGCGCGGTAGAAGGCTCTGCTGAAGCTGCCGGGCGATCTCCAGTTCCTTTTCGAGCAGCTCCTTTTCAGTGGCCGTGGAAACCAGTTCTTCGAGGTGCTCGGTCATCGAGTTGAAGGAACGCTGGAGTTCGCCCACCTGGTCCTTGCGTTTGACCGGGATGCGGGTGGAAAAGTCGCCGCCGGAAACCGCCCGGGTGGCGCTCGACAGGCGCCCGACGGCCTGGCTGAGGGTGAAGATCATCACCGCCGCGACGATCGCCGCGATCACGTACACATCGAACAGCAGGAAGGCGAAGACGAAGAGCGCCATCCATAGGCTGGCGTCCAATTCGGCACTGGTGGAGAGCAGTTCGCGGCGTACCGTGCGCAGGGTGCCGCGGACGGTGACCGCGTAGTAGGGCGCCACCTCGGCGCCGCTGGTGAGGTCGATCACCGGCCCCGGCGCTTCCGCCCACATCAGCAGCGGCTGGTCCCACAGCGGCGGCTCTTCACCTTGCGCCAGAGGAGCGGTCTGAGCGAGGAAGAACTTGCGCGCGTCTTGCCAATCCTGCTGGCCCGGCGGCCGGAAGCGGAAGGTGATGGTGCCGATCTGGAGGCGCAGCATGGAATCCTCGTTGTCCTCCCTGGCGAGCGGATGGATGACCGTCCAGACGCCGGCGCGGCGGCTGATCTCGGCATCCAGGTCCTTCGCCCAGGCGGCCAGAACTCCTTCGCGCCCTGCCGCCACGTGGGCGACGAGGGTGGGCTCGCCGTCGAGATAGAACAGACCCGGCTGCGGGGCATCCGGCGGGGACTCGCCGCGCGGCCGGTCGGCGAAGTCGGCCTCGGGAATCGGCCCCGATTCCGGCGGCAGCGCCCAGTCCGGCCAGGTCGCCGGGAGCCGCTTGTCGCCGGCCAGGCGCTTGCCGTCCAGGTAGTAGGCGAAGATGCCGGGTTCGCCTTCGCCGACGGCATCCAGGGGATCACGTCCCTGGCGCACCTCCGCCAGGCGCTGGCCGGCAGTATTCTCCAGTTGCTGGTGGGTGGCGATGATGCCGTCGTCGAACAAGTGGCCGAGGAGGAAGCCGCAGAGCAGGTAGCCGACGGCGCCGAGCACCAACATCAGCAGGGGGATCGGCAGCACCCCGGTCAAGAAATAGGAGAAGGCGAGGCGGCGGCCGACGGTCCACAGAGCCCGTCGGTAGAATCGCCAGGCCGCCCACAGGAAGAGCAACAGAAGGATCGCCGGCAGCAGCAGCCGCATGGTGAGGCTCAGCACCGGCAGGTCCAGCAGCGCGATGATCGCCGCCAGAACAATGGCGGCCAGCGCCGCCAGCTTGGCCACACGGAGGGTCTTGCGGTCGAGGGAGAGGCGGGTCACGGACTTCCCTACGGAAGAATCGGCGCGCTGTTTCCCTTGCCCGTTGGGTTGGTCCTTGCTTCCTTCTTGCATAGAATCGGTTGAGTGTCGCCTGCCGTATACGTCTTCGGAGAGTTTAGCGCGGGCGACGGGAAGGCGAGTCATCTGCCGCCCCACCCAGGAGAACCGTTCCAATGACCACCATGGAAGTCCGGCCGCCGAAGCCGATCGAACACGAGAAACAACACGATGTGGTGATTCGCTTCTCGGGCGATTCCGGTGACGGCATGCAGTTGACCGGCACCCAGTTCACCAATACCTCGGCCCTGCTGGGAAACGACCTGTCCACGCTACCGGACTTCCCGGCGGAGATCCGTGCCCCGGCCGGCACCCTACCGGGAGTTTCGGCCTTCCAGGTGCGCATCGCCGATCACGACATCCACACTCCCGGCGACGCGCCGGACGTGCTGGTGGCGATGAACCCGGCGGCCCTCAAGAAAGACCTGCCGGATCTCAAGGCCAGCGGTGTGGTGATCGTCAACACGGACGAGTTCTCGGACCGCAATCTCGCCAAGGCGGCCTACGACAGCAATCCGCTGGAGGACGGCAGTCTGACCGACTACCGGGTGCACGAGGCGGCGCTCACCACCATGACCCGGCGCACCCTGGAGGATTCCGGCCTTACCACCAAGGCCCAGGACCGCTGCAAGAACGTCTTCGCTCTGGGGATGGTGTACTGGCTGTTCAGCCGGCCGCTGGACCCCACCATCGAATGGCTGGAGAAGAAATTCGCCAAGAAGCCCGAGATCGCCGACGCCAACGTCCGGGTGCTCAAGGCCGGCTGGAACTTTGCCGAGACGACGGAGATCTTCCAGACCCGCTACGAAGTGGAGCCGGCGACCCTGGAGCCGGGCACCTATCGCAATATCCTCGGCAACACGGCCCTCGCTCTGGGGATGGTGGCGGCGTCCGAGAAGAGCGGTTTGCCGCTGTTTCTCGGCGCCTACCCAATCACCCCGGCGAGCGGCTTGCTGCACGAGCTGGCGGCCTTCAAGGAGTTCGGCGTCACCACTTTCCAGGCGGAGGACGAGATCGCCGCCGTCTGCGCCGCCATCGGTGCCGCCTTCGGCGGTTCCCTGGCGGTCACCGCGTCGAGCGGTCCGGGAATTGCTCTCAAAGCCGAGGCGATGAACTTGGCGGTGATGGTAGAGCTGCCGCTGGTGGTGGTGGACATCCAGCGCGGCGGTCCCTCCACCGGCCTGCCCACCAAGACGGAACAGTCGGATCTCCTACAGGTGCTCTTTGGCCGCAACGGCGAGTCGCCGGTGCCGGTGATCGCCGCCTCGTCGCCGAAGGACTGTTTCGATTCGGCCCTTGAGGCCTGCCGCATTGCGGTGCACGCCATGGTTCCGGTGGTGCTGCTGTCCGATGGCTACATCGCCAACGGCTCGGAGCCCTGGAAGCTGCCGGAGGTCGACGCGATTCCGCCGATCCCCGTTGATCACCCGCGGGACGCCGAATCCTTCGAGCCCTATCGGCGCGATTTTGACACCTTGGCGCGCCCCTGGGCGCTTCCCGGCACGCCGGGCTTGGAGCATCGGGTGGGCGGTCTGGAAAAGGAGGAAGGCTCCGGCAACGTCTCCTACGACCCGGAGAATCACGAGCTGATGACCCGCCTGCGGTCGGACAAGGTGAATCGGCTGGTGTCGATGATTCCGGCAGTCGAAGTGGAGGGCGATCCGGAGGGCGGCGAGCTGCTGGTGCTCGGTTGGGGCTCGACCGCCGGTGCGATCACCGGCGCCGTCGCCCAGGCACGGGCCGAAGGCTTGCCGGTGAGCCGCGCCCACCTGCGCCACCTGAATCCCTTCCCCAAGAACCTCGGCGACGTCCTGGCGCGCTTCCGGCAAGTGCTGGTGCCGGAGATGAACAGCGGCCAGCTCTCGATGCTGCTGCGGG
Encoded proteins:
- a CDS encoding SpoIIE family protein phosphatase, producing the protein MTRLSLDRKTLRVAKLAALAAIVLAAIIALLDLPVLSLTMRLLLPAILLLLFLWAAWRFYRRALWTVGRRLAFSYFLTGVLPIPLLMLVLGAVGYLLCGFLLGHLFDDGIIATHQQLENTAGQRLAEVRQGRDPLDAVGEGEPGIFAYYLDGKRLAGDKRLPATWPDWALPPESGPIPEADFADRPRGESPPDAPQPGLFYLDGEPTLVAHVAAGREGVLAAWAKDLDAEISRRAGVWTVIHPLAREDNEDSMLRLQIGTITFRFRPPGQQDWQDARKFFLAQTAPLAQGEEPPLWDQPLLMWAEAPGPVIDLTSGAEVAPYYAVTVRGTLRTVRRELLSTSAELDASLWMALFVFAFLLFDVYVIAAIVAAVMIFTLSQAVGRLSSATRAVSGGDFSTRIPVKRKDQVGELQRSFNSMTEHLEELVSTATEKELLEKELEIARQLQQSLLPRDLPGGESVEFSTLFAPSAAIGGDYFDVLSLGAGRLAVVVADVSGHGLPTGLRMAMVKAALTILSADGKSPVEIFHRLDELVRQDRRVFVTATIAVIDLHLGVVEITNAGHPPTYRLRDGEVDEILLPGSPLGGLGRNYGHRRLELAPGEVLLWLSDGLIEAVDADNKPFGYEAVRKSLTGPAASATQVRDRLLAAIEDHTGGRPVDDDRTVVVMRYHQKLETTSGD
- a CDS encoding 2-oxoacid:acceptor oxidoreductase subunit alpha; the encoded protein is MTTMEVRPPKPIEHEKQHDVVIRFSGDSGDGMQLTGTQFTNTSALLGNDLSTLPDFPAEIRAPAGTLPGVSAFQVRIADHDIHTPGDAPDVLVAMNPAALKKDLPDLKASGVVIVNTDEFSDRNLAKAAYDSNPLEDGSLTDYRVHEAALTTMTRRTLEDSGLTTKAQDRCKNVFALGMVYWLFSRPLDPTIEWLEKKFAKKPEIADANVRVLKAGWNFAETTEIFQTRYEVEPATLEPGTYRNILGNTALALGMVAASEKSGLPLFLGAYPITPASGLLHELAAFKEFGVTTFQAEDEIAAVCAAIGAAFGGSLAVTASSGPGIALKAEAMNLAVMVELPLVVVDIQRGGPSTGLPTKTEQSDLLQVLFGRNGESPVPVIAASSPKDCFDSALEACRIAVHAMVPVVLLSDGYIANGSEPWKLPEVDAIPPIPVDHPRDAESFEPYRRDFDTLARPWALPGTPGLEHRVGGLEKEEGSGNVSYDPENHELMTRLRSDKVNRLVSMIPAVEVEGDPEGGELLVLGWGSTAGAITGAVAQARAEGLPVSRAHLRHLNPFPKNLGDVLARFRQVLVPEMNSGQLSMLLRARYLKDVRSYNKVQGKPFFRSEIHGAIRQLLEEASDAN